In the genome of Bradyrhizobium arachidis, one region contains:
- a CDS encoding enoyl-CoA hydratase-related protein has protein sequence MELKFSKVERKGPITIITLSRPEVYNALHTDAHFELQKVFDDFATDPEQWVAIVTGAGDKAFCAGNDLKWQAAGGKRGWDKGGFAGLTSRFDCDKPIIAAVNGVAMGGGFEIALACDLIIAAENATFALPEPRVGLAALAGGLHRLPRQIGLKRAMGMILTARHVSAKEGQELGFVNEVVPQGEALAGALRWAEMITKNSPMSIRASKQAIQRGLGVSLEQAIAEQRDYPAVQAMAASQDYIEGPKAFSEKRPPKWVGK, from the coding sequence ATGGAGCTGAAATTTTCGAAAGTGGAACGCAAGGGGCCGATCACGATCATCACGCTGTCGCGGCCGGAGGTCTACAATGCGCTGCATACCGATGCGCATTTCGAGCTGCAGAAGGTGTTCGACGATTTCGCCACCGATCCCGAGCAGTGGGTTGCGATCGTCACCGGCGCCGGCGACAAGGCGTTCTGCGCTGGCAACGACCTGAAGTGGCAGGCGGCGGGCGGCAAGCGCGGCTGGGACAAGGGCGGCTTTGCCGGCCTCACCTCACGCTTCGACTGCGACAAACCGATCATCGCGGCGGTCAACGGCGTCGCCATGGGCGGCGGCTTCGAGATCGCGCTCGCCTGCGACCTGATCATCGCCGCGGAGAACGCGACCTTCGCCCTGCCCGAGCCGCGCGTCGGCCTTGCTGCGCTTGCCGGCGGCCTGCACCGGCTGCCACGGCAGATCGGCCTCAAGCGTGCCATGGGCATGATCCTTACCGCGCGCCATGTCAGCGCGAAGGAAGGCCAGGAACTCGGCTTCGTCAACGAGGTGGTGCCGCAGGGCGAGGCACTCGCGGGCGCATTGCGCTGGGCGGAGATGATCACCAAGAACTCGCCGATGTCGATCCGCGCATCCAAGCAGGCGATCCAGCGGGGACTGGGCGTGTCGCTGGAGCAGGCCATCGCGGAGCAGCGGGACTATCCGGCCGTGCAGGC
- a CDS encoding acyl-CoA dehydrogenase family protein: MDFSLPADLVAYLGELDRFIEREIKPLEEADDNIRFFDHRREWARTDFENGGLPRHEWEALLRKAKDLADAAGHLRFPVPKQYGGKDGSNLWMAVIREHFAAKGLGLHNDLQNEHSIVGNFPVVTMLDRYGRDDQKAMIDGSIKGKYRITFGLTEPHHGSDATHMETRAVPATRDNVKGWIINGEKMWTTGMHVATHCALFARTSGNDGDARGITCFLVPAKSHGVKVEEYMWTFNMPTDHPRVSFTDVFVPGDAQFGEVGRGLSLAQCFVHQNRIRQAASSLGAAVYCINESVKYARERKPFGRALAENQAIQFPLVELATQAEMLRLLIRKTAWEMDQLTEEQIERTLSDRVSMCNYWANRLCCESADRAMQVHGGMGYSRHKPFEHIYRHHRRYRITEGSEEIQMRKVAGFLFGYMGPNKH; the protein is encoded by the coding sequence GTGGATTTTTCATTGCCTGCCGATCTCGTCGCCTATCTCGGAGAGCTCGACCGTTTCATCGAACGTGAGATCAAGCCGCTGGAGGAGGCCGACGACAACATCCGCTTCTTCGATCATCGCCGCGAATGGGCGCGCACCGATTTCGAGAATGGCGGTCTGCCGCGCCATGAATGGGAAGCGTTGCTGCGCAAGGCCAAGGATCTCGCCGACGCCGCCGGCCATCTGCGCTTTCCGGTGCCGAAGCAATATGGCGGCAAGGACGGCTCCAACCTCTGGATGGCCGTGATCCGCGAGCATTTTGCCGCCAAGGGCCTCGGCCTGCACAACGATCTCCAGAACGAGCACTCCATCGTCGGCAACTTCCCCGTCGTCACCATGCTCGACCGCTACGGTCGCGACGATCAGAAGGCGATGATCGACGGGTCGATCAAGGGCAAGTACCGCATCACCTTTGGCCTGACTGAGCCGCATCACGGCTCGGATGCCACCCACATGGAGACACGCGCGGTGCCGGCGACCCGCGACAACGTCAAGGGCTGGATCATCAACGGCGAGAAGATGTGGACCACAGGCATGCACGTCGCCACGCATTGCGCGCTGTTTGCACGCACGTCGGGCAATGACGGCGATGCCCGCGGCATCACCTGCTTTCTCGTGCCGGCCAAGAGCCACGGCGTGAAGGTCGAAGAGTATATGTGGACCTTCAACATGCCGACCGACCATCCGCGCGTCAGTTTCACCGACGTGTTCGTGCCGGGGGATGCGCAGTTCGGCGAGGTTGGCCGCGGCCTGTCGCTGGCGCAATGTTTTGTGCACCAGAACCGCATCCGCCAGGCGGCGAGCTCGCTCGGTGCCGCCGTCTACTGCATCAACGAGAGCGTCAAATACGCGCGCGAGCGAAAGCCGTTCGGCCGGGCGCTCGCCGAGAACCAGGCGATCCAGTTTCCGCTGGTCGAGCTCGCCACGCAAGCCGAGATGCTGCGCCTCTTGATCCGCAAGACCGCCTGGGAGATGGACCAGCTCACCGAGGAGCAGATCGAGCGCACGCTCTCCGACCGCGTCTCGATGTGCAACTACTGGGCAAACCGCCTCTGCTGCGAATCCGCCGACCGCGCCATGCAGGTCCATGGCGGCATGGGCTATTCACGCCACAAGCCGTTCGAGCACATCTATCGGCATCACCGCCGCTACCGGATCACCGAAGGCAGCGAGGAGATCCAGATGCGGAAAGTGGCGGGGTTCTTGTTCGGCTATATGGGGCCGAACAAGCACTGA
- a CDS encoding fatty acid--CoA ligase yields the protein MSTTQPLANLADMVRERATSRGDAIAYEFEGRITSFAEFDIKTNKVANALLAMGVKKGDRIAYLGKNSDLYFELLMGAMKVGVVMAPMNWRLAGPEVAFIVADCKAPVLFVGPEFITLVSQIRDQIPGVRTVITTEGGAPEWQDFTAWRDAQSGTDPKVPIDTKDIAIQLYTSGTTGKPKGAMLSHANFLNLVQTGNAEDKPEWNRWSTDDVSLVAMPIFHIGGSGWGVMGLYHGARGVIAREFDPTKVLDFFEQSGITKLFMVPAAMQFVVRQPRARMVDFSRLKYMLYGASPIPAALLKECIEVFKCGFVQMYGMTETTGTIVALPPEDHVEGLERMRSAGKALPGIEIAILDADGKPLPPREVGEIATRSGSNMAGYWNLPEATAATLRGDGWLRTGDAGYLDEDGYLYIHDRIKDMIISGGENIYPAEVESALCDHPDVAEAAVIGVPDDKWGEAVKAVVVMKPGKQASATDIINFTRERIAGYKTPKSVEFLPALPRNPSGKILRRQLREPYWAGKDRQVN from the coding sequence ATGTCCACCACACAGCCATTGGCGAATCTCGCCGACATGGTGCGCGAGCGCGCGACGAGCCGCGGCGATGCCATCGCCTATGAGTTCGAAGGCCGCATCACCAGCTTTGCCGAGTTCGACATCAAGACCAACAAGGTCGCCAACGCGCTTCTCGCGATGGGCGTGAAGAAAGGCGACCGCATCGCCTATCTCGGCAAGAACAGCGATCTCTATTTCGAGCTTCTAATGGGCGCGATGAAGGTGGGCGTCGTGATGGCGCCGATGAACTGGCGGCTCGCCGGGCCCGAGGTCGCCTTCATCGTCGCCGATTGCAAGGCGCCGGTGCTGTTCGTAGGACCCGAGTTCATCACACTGGTCTCGCAGATCAGGGACCAGATACCAGGCGTGCGCACGGTCATCACGACCGAAGGCGGCGCGCCGGAATGGCAGGATTTTACAGCCTGGCGGGATGCGCAGAGCGGCACCGATCCGAAGGTGCCGATCGACACCAAGGACATCGCGATCCAGCTCTACACGTCGGGCACCACGGGCAAGCCGAAAGGCGCGATGCTGAGCCACGCGAACTTCCTCAACCTCGTGCAAACCGGCAATGCCGAGGACAAGCCGGAGTGGAACCGGTGGTCGACCGACGATGTCTCGCTGGTCGCGATGCCGATCTTCCATATCGGCGGGTCGGGCTGGGGCGTGATGGGCCTCTATCACGGCGCGCGCGGCGTCATCGCGCGCGAGTTCGATCCGACCAAGGTGCTGGATTTCTTCGAGCAATCCGGCATCACAAAACTGTTCATGGTGCCGGCGGCGATGCAGTTCGTGGTGCGGCAGCCGCGCGCGAGAATGGTCGATTTCTCCAGGCTGAAATACATGCTGTACGGCGCCTCCCCGATTCCGGCGGCACTGCTGAAGGAATGCATCGAGGTCTTCAAATGCGGCTTCGTGCAGATGTACGGCATGACGGAGACCACCGGCACCATCGTCGCGCTGCCGCCGGAGGATCACGTCGAGGGGCTTGAGCGGATGCGCTCGGCCGGCAAGGCCCTGCCGGGCATCGAGATCGCGATACTCGATGCGGACGGCAAGCCGCTGCCGCCGCGTGAGGTCGGCGAGATCGCGACGCGCTCGGGCTCTAACATGGCCGGCTACTGGAACCTGCCGGAGGCGACCGCCGCGACGCTGCGCGGCGACGGCTGGCTGCGCACGGGTGATGCCGGCTACCTGGACGAGGACGGCTACCTCTACATCCACGACCGCATCAAGGACATGATCATCTCCGGCGGCGAGAACATCTACCCCGCCGAGGTCGAGAGCGCGCTGTGCGATCACCCTGATGTCGCGGAAGCTGCCGTGATCGGCGTGCCCGACGATAAATGGGGCGAGGCAGTGAAAGCCGTCGTGGTGATGAAGCCGGGCAAGCAGGCGAGTGCCACCGACATCATCAACTTCACCCGCGAGCGCATCGCCGGCTACAAGACGCCGAAGAGCGTGGAGTTCTTGCCGGCCCTGCCGCGCAATCCGTCAGGCAAGATTTTGCGCAGACAGTTGCGCGAGCCGTATTGGGCGGGGAAGGATCGACAGGTGAATTGA
- a CDS encoding SDR family oxidoreductase — protein sequence MFKENLLAGRRILVTGGGTGLGKSMAARFLQLGAEVHICGRRKIVCDETATELMAEYGGRVTSHGVDIRNALAVEEMIENIFRDGPLTDLINNAAGNFISRSEELSPRGFDAVANIVMHGTFYVTHAVGKRWIALKQPGNVVSITVTWVRNGSPYVVPSAMSKSAIHAMTMSLATEWGRYGIRLNTIAPGEIPTEGMSKRIKPGDEAGARTKAMNPMGRVGTMEELQNLAVFLISGGCDWITGETIAMDGAQALAMGGNFYQLRDWSDDDWKAARESIMAQNEKDRAKRG from the coding sequence ATGTTCAAGGAAAATCTTCTGGCCGGGCGGCGCATTCTCGTGACCGGCGGCGGCACCGGGCTCGGCAAGTCGATGGCGGCGCGCTTCCTCCAGCTCGGCGCCGAGGTGCATATCTGCGGCCGGCGCAAGATCGTGTGCGACGAGACCGCGACCGAGCTGATGGCCGAGTATGGCGGCCGCGTCACCAGCCACGGCGTCGACATCCGCAACGCGCTCGCGGTCGAGGAGATGATCGAGAACATCTTCCGCGACGGACCGCTGACCGATCTCATCAACAACGCCGCCGGCAATTTCATCTCGCGCAGCGAGGAGCTGTCGCCGCGCGGTTTCGATGCGGTCGCCAACATCGTCATGCACGGTACGTTCTACGTCACGCATGCGGTCGGCAAGCGCTGGATCGCCTTGAAGCAGCCCGGCAATGTCGTGTCGATCACGGTGACCTGGGTGCGCAACGGCTCGCCCTACGTGGTGCCGTCGGCGATGAGCAAGTCGGCAATCCACGCCATGACGATGTCGCTCGCCACCGAATGGGGCCGCTACGGCATCCGCCTCAACACCATTGCGCCGGGCGAAATCCCGACCGAGGGCATGAGCAAGCGCATCAAGCCCGGCGATGAGGCCGGTGCACGGACCAAGGCGATGAACCCGATGGGCCGCGTCGGCACCATGGAGGAATTGCAGAACCTCGCGGTGTTCCTGATCTCCGGCGGCTGCGACTGGATCACCGGCGAGACCATCGCCATGGACGGCGCGCAGGCGCTCGCGATGGGCGGCAATTTCTACCAGCTGCGCGACTGGAGCGACGACGACTGGAAAGCCGCGCGCGAGAGCATCATGGCGCAGAACGAGAAGGACCGGGCGAAGCGGGGGTAG
- a CDS encoding crotonase/enoyl-CoA hydratase family protein, whose protein sequence is MEERVSISISEGVADVRLVRADKMNALDQAMFEALVAATERLSKEKGLRVVVLSGEGRAFCAGLDMGRFAAMKEKGGNGIPGGENRDLTKRTHGQANFPQQAVWGWRQLPVPVIAAVHGVAFGGGFQLSLGADMRFLSADARMSIMEIKWGLVPDMAGTPILASLVRDDILRDLTFTGRIFSAQEAMAYGLATRICDDPRAAAFEVAREIAGKSPDAIRAAKRLLNNLSVDPGPALLAESVEQQKLIGSANQTEAVRSNLEKRAAKYAD, encoded by the coding sequence ATGGAAGAGCGCGTCTCGATTTCGATCTCAGAAGGCGTCGCCGACGTGCGGCTGGTGCGCGCGGACAAGATGAATGCGCTGGATCAGGCCATGTTCGAGGCCCTTGTCGCGGCAACCGAGCGGCTTTCGAAGGAAAAAGGCCTGCGCGTCGTCGTGCTGTCGGGTGAAGGCCGCGCCTTCTGCGCCGGTCTCGACATGGGGCGTTTTGCCGCCATGAAGGAGAAGGGCGGCAACGGAATTCCGGGTGGCGAAAATCGCGATCTCACCAAGCGGACTCATGGCCAGGCGAACTTTCCGCAGCAGGCGGTGTGGGGATGGCGCCAGCTTCCGGTTCCGGTGATCGCGGCCGTGCATGGCGTTGCCTTCGGCGGCGGCTTCCAGCTTTCGCTCGGTGCAGATATGCGCTTCCTCAGCGCAGATGCGCGCATGTCGATCATGGAAATCAAATGGGGCCTCGTCCCCGATATGGCGGGCACGCCGATCCTCGCTTCGCTGGTGCGCGATGATATCCTGCGAGATCTCACCTTCACCGGTCGCATCTTCTCCGCGCAGGAGGCGATGGCTTACGGTCTCGCGACGCGCATCTGCGACGATCCGCGCGCTGCCGCGTTCGAAGTCGCGCGCGAGATCGCCGGCAAGAGCCCTGATGCGATCCGCGCGGCGAAGCGCCTGCTCAACAACCTCTCGGTCGATCCGGGTCCTGCGCTGCTCGCCGAGTCCGTCGAGCAGCAGAAGCTGATCGGCAGCGCGAACCAGACCGAGGCGGTGCGGTCGAATCTGGAGAAGCGCGCGGCGAAGTATGCGGATTAG
- a CDS encoding acyl-CoA synthetase — MSETSPFLGIVSGERRRSHAEVATRADRIASGLAKIGVRQGDCVCMLMRNDIAFLEAAYAAMRLGAYGVPINWHFKPEEINYILDDTGTSVLIGHADMLHALRDAVPKGVTVLSVPTPPEILSNYKIDPDHLKTPDFAIDFEPWLAQFQPYEGPVVPQPMNMIYTSGTTGHPKGVRRNAPTPDQQAAGERMRAMIYGLKPGARAILPGPLYHSAPNSFGIRAGKLGGALVLMPRFEAEEFLALIERYKIDTIFMVPTMFIRLMKLPGEVRRKYDVSSLRHVIHAAAPCPADVKRAMIEWWGPVIYEFYGSTESSAVTFATSEDALKKPGTVGKISPGAELRFIGEDGSERGVGEIGEIYSRMAELADFTYHNKPDKRAEIDLGGFITSGDVGYIDEDGYVFICDRKRDMVISGGVNIYPAEIESVLHAVPGVHDCAVFGIPDAEFGEALMAVVEPQAGVALDAADVRAKLKTSLADYKVPKHIEIRSGLPREDSGKIFKRRLRDPYWEQAGRKI, encoded by the coding sequence ATGAGCGAAACGTCCCCATTCCTCGGCATCGTCTCCGGCGAACGCCGCCGTTCCCACGCCGAAGTCGCCACCCGCGCCGACCGCATCGCCTCGGGCCTTGCCAAAATCGGCGTCCGCCAGGGCGATTGCGTCTGCATGCTGATGCGCAATGACATCGCCTTCCTGGAAGCCGCCTACGCCGCGATGCGGCTGGGTGCCTACGGCGTGCCGATCAACTGGCACTTCAAGCCGGAGGAGATCAACTACATCCTTGATGACACCGGCACGTCCGTGCTGATCGGGCACGCCGACATGCTGCACGCCTTGCGCGATGCGGTCCCGAAAGGCGTCACCGTGCTCAGCGTGCCGACGCCGCCGGAGATCCTGTCCAACTACAAGATCGATCCCGATCACCTCAAGACGCCGGATTTCGCCATCGATTTCGAGCCCTGGCTCGCGCAATTCCAGCCCTATGAGGGCCCGGTCGTGCCGCAGCCGATGAACATGATCTACACGTCAGGCACGACAGGCCATCCCAAGGGCGTGCGGCGCAATGCCCCGACGCCGGATCAGCAAGCGGCCGGCGAGCGCATGCGCGCGATGATCTATGGGCTGAAGCCCGGCGCCCGCGCGATCCTGCCGGGGCCGCTCTATCATTCCGCGCCGAACTCGTTCGGCATCCGCGCCGGCAAGCTCGGCGGCGCGTTGGTGCTGATGCCGCGTTTCGAGGCGGAGGAGTTTCTCGCGCTGATCGAGAGATACAAGATCGACACCATCTTCATGGTGCCGACCATGTTCATCCGCCTGATGAAGCTACCAGGAGAGGTGCGCAGGAAATACGACGTCTCTTCGCTCCGCCATGTCATCCATGCCGCCGCGCCGTGCCCGGCCGACGTCAAGCGCGCCATGATCGAATGGTGGGGGCCGGTGATCTACGAATTCTACGGCTCGACGGAATCAAGCGCCGTCACGTTCGCAACTTCCGAGGACGCGCTGAAGAAGCCCGGCACCGTCGGCAAGATTTCACCCGGCGCCGAGCTGCGCTTCATCGGCGAGGACGGAAGCGAGCGCGGCGTCGGCGAGATCGGCGAGATCTATTCCCGCATGGCGGAGCTAGCCGACTTCACCTACCACAACAAGCCGGACAAACGCGCCGAGATCGATCTCGGCGGCTTCATCACCTCGGGCGACGTCGGCTATATCGACGAGGACGGCTACGTCTTCATCTGCGACCGCAAGCGCGACATGGTGATCTCGGGCGGCGTGAACATCTACCCGGCCGAGATCGAATCCGTGCTGCATGCCGTGCCCGGCGTGCATGATTGCGCGGTGTTCGGCATCCCCGATGCCGAGTTCGGCGAGGCGCTGATGGCGGTGGTCGAGCCGCAAGCTGGCGTCGCGCTCGATGCCGCCGACGTCCGCGCAAAGCTGAAGACCTCGCTCGCCGATTACAAGGTGCCCAAGCACATCGAGATCCGCTCTGGGCTGCCGCGCGAAGACTCCGGAAAAATCTTCAAGCGCCGCTTGCGCGATCCCTATTGGGAGCAGGCTGGGCGGAAAATCTGA
- the glgX gene encoding glycogen debranching protein GlgX, whose product MSDFIIEEGLPYPLGAHWSGRGTNFAVFSANATKVEVCLFDGDRETHRFELPEYTDQVFHGYIAGIGPGTFYGYRVYGPYQPDGGHRFNPNKLLLDPYARAHAGSLNWNPAVFGYKMESGDDLTFDERDSAPFMPKCVVVDPDFDWQAEAARQNVHWDETIVYETHVKGFTKKHPGVPENLRGTYAGFAAPELIAYLTSLGITSIELLPIHSFVNDDNLLKKNLVNYWGYNTIGFFAPDPRYASDVPNSLREFKEMVSKLHGAGLEVILDVVYNHTAEGNELGPTLSFKGIDNASYYRLLPDRRRYYINDTGTGNTVNLSHPRVIQMVMDSLRYWAGHMHIDGFRFDLGTILAREVYGFDEESGFLKAMDQDPLLSTVKLIAEPWDCGPGGYQVGGFPPGWAEWNDRFRDTARDYWRGEAPPSALATRLLGSGDIFGRWGGRRSWASVNFITAHDGFTLNDWASYNDKHNEANGEGNRDGNSNNRSWNCGVEGPTDDKNVIALRERQKRNMLATLLLSQGTPMLLGGDEFGRTQQGNNNAYCQDSDISWFDWSMGENSQKLLAFTKRVIQLRRDYPILRRSRFLTGVHDTKLDIRDVVWVNANGSEMSSADWQTGWLKCFGVVLDGRARKTAIPRRGEDDSVLIILNSFEGEVDFKLPHTSAGPCWSLLLDTNVGDGGSGARFEFDSIYKVPGRSFLLFVGGELV is encoded by the coding sequence ATGTCCGATTTCATCATCGAGGAAGGCCTGCCTTATCCGCTGGGTGCGCATTGGAGCGGCAGGGGCACGAATTTTGCGGTGTTCTCCGCCAACGCCACCAAGGTGGAGGTCTGCCTGTTCGACGGCGACCGAGAAACACATCGCTTCGAGCTGCCGGAATATACCGACCAGGTCTTTCACGGCTACATCGCCGGCATCGGTCCCGGCACCTTCTACGGCTACCGCGTCTACGGGCCCTATCAGCCGGACGGCGGTCATCGCTTCAATCCGAACAAGCTGCTGCTCGACCCCTATGCCCGCGCGCACGCCGGGAGCCTGAACTGGAATCCGGCGGTGTTCGGCTACAAGATGGAGAGCGGCGACGACCTCACCTTCGACGAGCGCGACAGCGCGCCGTTCATGCCGAAATGCGTCGTAGTCGATCCCGATTTCGACTGGCAGGCCGAAGCGGCGCGGCAGAACGTCCATTGGGACGAGACCATCGTCTACGAAACCCATGTCAAAGGCTTCACGAAGAAGCACCCGGGTGTGCCGGAGAACCTTCGCGGCACCTATGCCGGTTTCGCTGCGCCTGAGCTGATCGCCTATCTGACTTCGCTCGGCATAACCTCGATCGAGCTGCTGCCGATCCATTCCTTCGTCAACGACGACAATCTTCTGAAGAAGAACCTCGTCAATTACTGGGGCTACAACACCATCGGCTTCTTCGCGCCCGATCCGCGCTATGCCTCCGATGTGCCGAACAGCCTGCGCGAATTCAAGGAGATGGTGTCGAAGCTGCACGGCGCCGGGCTCGAGGTGATCCTCGACGTCGTCTACAACCACACCGCCGAAGGCAACGAGCTCGGGCCGACGCTGTCCTTCAAGGGCATCGACAATGCGAGCTACTATCGCCTGCTGCCGGACCGTCGGCGCTACTACATCAACGACACCGGCACCGGAAACACCGTCAATCTCTCCCATCCGCGCGTGATCCAGATGGTGATGGATTCCTTGCGCTACTGGGCCGGCCACATGCATATCGACGGCTTCCGCTTCGACCTCGGCACCATTCTCGCCCGCGAGGTCTACGGCTTCGACGAGGAGAGCGGCTTCCTGAAGGCAATGGACCAGGATCCGCTGCTGTCGACCGTCAAGCTGATCGCCGAACCCTGGGATTGCGGACCCGGCGGCTACCAGGTCGGCGGCTTCCCGCCCGGCTGGGCGGAGTGGAACGACAGATTTCGCGACACCGCGCGCGACTATTGGCGCGGCGAGGCGCCGCCCTCCGCGCTCGCAACGCGGCTGCTTGGCTCCGGCGATATCTTCGGCCGCTGGGGCGGCCGCCGCTCCTGGGCCAGCGTCAACTTCATCACGGCGCATGACGGTTTCACGCTGAACGACTGGGCGAGCTACAACGACAAGCACAACGAGGCCAATGGCGAGGGCAACCGCGACGGCAATTCCAACAACCGTTCCTGGAATTGCGGCGTCGAGGGCCCGACCGACGACAAGAACGTCATTGCGCTGCGCGAGCGGCAGAAGCGCAACATGCTCGCCACCTTGCTGCTGTCGCAGGGCACACCGATGCTGCTCGGCGGCGACGAGTTCGGCCGCACCCAACAGGGCAACAACAACGCCTATTGCCAGGACAGCGACATCTCCTGGTTCGACTGGAGCATGGGCGAGAACTCGCAGAAGCTGCTGGCTTTCACCAAGCGCGTGATCCAGCTCCGGCGCGACTATCCGATCCTGCGCCGCAGCCGCTTCCTCACCGGCGTGCACGACACCAAGCTCGACATCCGCGACGTGGTCTGGGTCAATGCCAATGGCAGCGAGATGTCCAGTGCTGACTGGCAGACCGGCTGGCTGAAATGCTTTGGCGTCGTGCTCGACGGCCGCGCGCGAAAGACCGCGATCCCGCGCCGCGGTGAGGACGACAGCGTGCTGATCATCCTCAACAGTTTTGAGGGCGAGGTTGATTTCAAGCTGCCGCACACTTCGGCCGGCCCGTGCTGGTCATTGCTGCTCGATACCAATGTCGGCGACGGCGGATCCGGGGCACGGTTCGAGTTCGACAGCATCTACAAGGTGCCGGGCCGGTCGTTCCTGTTGTTCGTGGGCGGGGAGCTGGTTTAG
- a CDS encoding YccF domain-containing protein encodes MSPVSILLNILWILIGGAWMAFGWLVAAVIMAVTIIGLPWARAAFNIAVYTLLPFGSRAVNRYDVTGESDIGTGPLGVIGNIIWFVLAGWWLALGHLVTALVLAITIIGIPFAWAHLKLAGIALWPIGKVIVPA; translated from the coding sequence ATGTCCCCCGTTTCCATCCTGCTCAACATTCTCTGGATTCTCATCGGCGGCGCCTGGATGGCGTTCGGCTGGCTGGTGGCTGCGGTCATCATGGCCGTCACCATCATCGGCCTGCCCTGGGCGCGGGCGGCGTTCAACATCGCCGTCTACACGCTGCTGCCGTTCGGCTCGCGCGCGGTCAATCGCTACGACGTCACCGGCGAGAGCGATATCGGCACCGGCCCGCTCGGGGTGATCGGCAACATCATCTGGTTCGTGCTCGCGGGCTGGTGGCTGGCGCTCGGCCACCTCGTGACCGCGCTGGTGCTGGCGATCACCATCATCGGCATCCCCTTCGCATGGGCCCATCTGAAGCTCGCCGGCATCGCGCTCTGGCCGATCGGCAAGGTCATCGTGCCGGCCTAG